One Zootoca vivipara chromosome 9, rZooViv1.1, whole genome shotgun sequence DNA window includes the following coding sequences:
- the RPP25 gene encoding ribonuclease P protein subunit p25, with the protein MENFRKVKTSEEESPLPFVGLPSDVIEMKVKEGSKIRNLMGFAMGRVAREDTRQIVFSGCGRAVTKTITCVEIMKRKVAGLHQVTKVQYRTLLEVWENKATRPEGAPAEHLTVHKNVPSICILLSKDPLDPSQMGYQPPDLPGGLWVGEGGSQEGGRSNTAPKGRKRRLAALPHEEDPRNKKAQVPEIQDDSGALVGCGHGRHSCPTCLEQL; encoded by the coding sequence ATGGAGAACTTCAGGAAGGTCAAGACGTCCGAGGAAGAAAGCCCGCTGCCCTTCGTGGGCCTCCCTTCGGACGTGATTGAAATGAAGGTGAAGGAGGGCAGCAAGATCCGGAACTTGATGGGCTTCGCCATGGGTAGGGTAGCGCGGGAGGACACCCGGCAGATCGTCTTCAGCGGCTGCGGCCGGGCTGTCACCAAGACCATCACCTGCGTGGAGATCATGAAGAGGAAAGTGGCCGGCCTCCACCAGGTCACCAAAGTGCAATACAGGACTCTCCTGGAGGTCTGGGAGAACAAGGCAACCCGGCCTGAGGGGGCCCCGGCAGAACATCTCACCGTCCACAAGAACGTGCCCTCCATCTGCATCCTGCTCTCCAAGGACCCCCTggatcccagccagatgggctatCAGCCCCCGGATCTCCCCGGCGGCCTGTGGGTGGGCGAGGGGGGCAGCCAAGAGGGGGGCAGGTCCAACACCGCCCcgaagggaaggaagaggaggttgGCGGCGCTGCCCCACGAGGAGGACCCGCGGAACAAGAAGGCTCAGGTACCGGAGATCCAGGACGACTCGGGGGCCCTGGTGGGTTGTGGACACGGACGGCATTCCTGCCCTACTTGCCTTGAGCAACTGTGA